One Deltaproteobacteria bacterium DNA window includes the following coding sequences:
- the folK gene encoding 2-amino-4-hydroxy-6-hydroxymethyldihydropteridine diphosphokinase produces the protein MVAYLGLGSSVGDRAAHLAFAVRRLGETPGIVVLRVSRVIETAPEGGVAAHPFQNAVAEIETTLSPRDLLAACLAIEAEAGRDRAVRWADRTLDIDILLYGDGIIDDGDLCIPHPRLAERAFALAPLAELAPDRVVPGTGFTVRELLERLRRAPA, from the coding sequence ATGGTGGCTTACCTCGGCCTCGGGTCCAGCGTCGGCGACCGGGCGGCGCATTTGGCCTTCGCCGTGCGGCGACTCGGCGAGACGCCGGGCATTGTCGTGTTGCGCGTGTCGCGCGTGATCGAGACCGCGCCCGAGGGCGGCGTCGCGGCGCACCCGTTTCAGAACGCCGTGGCCGAAATCGAAACCACGCTCTCGCCGCGAGACCTGCTGGCCGCGTGTCTCGCCATCGAGGCCGAGGCCGGGCGCGACCGCGCCGTGCGCTGGGCCGACCGCACCCTGGACATCGACATCCTGCTCTACGGCGACGGGATCATCGACGACGGCGACCTATGTATTCCGCATCCGCGTCTCGCCGAGCGTGCGTTCGCGCTCGCTCCGCTGGCCGAACTCGCGCCGGACCGGGTTGTTCCGGGCACGGGTTTTACGGTTCGGGAACTTCTGGAGCGGCTCCGCCGTGCGCCGGCTTGA
- a CDS encoding thermonuclease family protein, with the protein MRKSALGFGLAALIVVLTHAAAFPADGSYEATYKSAKEGDIVVIDKGGEEITVRVWGVACPHKKQPYAKKARNFTQNMLYQRTFVVKPIATAEDGLPWVELVLKEGPNVGQELARKGLAWANPQHADPAIKTLESEARAAKEGLWSQGKPVPPWEYKGIGNKKK; encoded by the coding sequence ATGCGCAAATCGGCGCTCGGATTCGGACTGGCCGCGCTCATCGTCGTCCTGACGCACGCGGCGGCGTTTCCCGCGGACGGCAGCTACGAGGCGACCTACAAGTCGGCCAAGGAAGGCGACATCGTCGTCATCGACAAGGGCGGCGAGGAGATCACCGTGCGCGTGTGGGGCGTGGCCTGCCCGCACAAGAAACAGCCCTACGCCAAAAAGGCGCGAAACTTCACGCAGAACATGCTCTACCAACGAACCTTCGTGGTGAAGCCGATCGCCACCGCCGAGGACGGCCTGCCATGGGTGGAACTGGTGCTCAAGGAAGGCCCGAACGTGGGGCAGGAACTCGCGCGCAAGGGTCTCGCGTGGGCGAATCCGCAGCACGCCGACCCGGCGATCAAGACGCTCGAATCCGAGGCCCGCGCGGCGAAGGAGGGGCTGTGGTCGCAGGGCAAGCCGGTGCCGCCGTGGGAATACAAGGGCATCGGCAACAAGAAAAAGTAG